A genomic region of Runella rosea contains the following coding sequences:
- a CDS encoding tetratricopeptide repeat protein, giving the protein MIYILLWIWDNRSFDTISRSNRAKLEAQEAYMEADFKKAMEAYRNVSSNSLFTEPAARFNLAHSYFQLKQLQNARRYYKRLTLLDDAWLASRAYSQLGVIEAVDKDTLEALRYFKEGMRKNPENQIARFNYEFLKKRYSGKVEAEPLKPNVQKKEQTAQAPPPPNVGQEVLKTEEKKDLLTQLQNMKMSEAQAMMILDALKASEIQYLQQQKHPSRKPNDNSKGKW; this is encoded by the coding sequence TTGATATATATTCTTCTCTGGATTTGGGATAACCGGTCGTTTGATACCATCTCACGAAGCAATCGGGCCAAACTTGAAGCCCAGGAAGCATACATGGAAGCTGACTTTAAGAAGGCGATGGAAGCGTATCGAAATGTGTCGAGCAATTCCCTGTTTACCGAACCCGCGGCGCGGTTTAATTTAGCTCATTCGTATTTTCAGTTAAAACAATTGCAAAATGCGCGCCGCTATTATAAACGATTAACGCTATTGGATGACGCTTGGTTGGCCTCGCGGGCTTATTCCCAATTGGGGGTCATTGAGGCCGTCGATAAAGATACCTTAGAAGCGCTACGGTATTTTAAAGAAGGGATGCGTAAAAATCCTGAGAATCAGATTGCGCGTTTTAATTACGAATTTTTGAAAAAACGATACAGCGGTAAAGTCGAAGCCGAGCCGCTGAAACCCAACGTTCAGAAAAAAGAGCAGACTGCTCAAGCGCCTCCTCCTCCTAACGTAGGGCAGGAAGTCTTGAAAACGGAAGAAAAAAAGGATTTGCTGACGCAGTTGCAAAACATGAAAATGAGCGAAGCGCAGGCAATGATGATATTGGATGCCCTCAAAGCCTCCGAA
- a CDS encoding tetratricopeptide repeat protein has product MSKAKKGTTPPPKPPHKQNIAGEIPPSPSVFKPSLDLPPVPQTPPVNDGLFRKIFWGMALALLIGMPLLSTQYGITADEWGNKAYGELCLDYFTSLGEKKEALSYAPRGGEVMYCYGPTLDLISAAIYRTTGADPYTIRHIMLSLMGVLIIVFSGLTGRLVGGNWRVGLIALLFALFSPRIFGDSMNNPKDITFAAGYIVTICFLIKFLQELPRPSWRSTLLLIVGIGIGLGSRAPGLALVGYVPFFVLMEVFIRNGLRKTIFSDKLLIRDVALKTTVATVGGYALGIAFWPFALANPLKNPLVALQTLTNFPISIKTLFDGTKIYSTSLPWYYVPKYMLVSTPLYFLLGLLIFVLIFPFVRKHFNRRYLLMVLFVALFPLIYGISKNSAFYNGWRHTTFIYPPLVVLSAVGVEYLLRRFSGIGQKVFLGIVAVLVALPLWFMVKNHPYQYTYYNELTGGVKGAFGKYETDYFGASTREIADWMKKNIPNIEKDSVIIASDYFVPLKDYFTDYPKLKMAYRRYYQRSEHDWDYAVFLTGHLTPSHFRNPNVFPPAGTIHKIEVNGAPIGVIVKRISKDDFIGINFIKQGKIEESIPYLERAKQLDPNNEVVKLYLANAYINVGRFNEALQECQKALEIFPDYLGAMTTMAIAYINVNQIENAIFMLGEVLSQDPTNRDAAQYLALAYERKGDMASANQIRAQLQQRK; this is encoded by the coding sequence ATGTCTAAAGCTAAAAAAGGAACTACGCCTCCCCCAAAACCACCTCATAAACAGAACATTGCAGGTGAAATACCCCCTTCTCCTTCTGTATTTAAACCCTCCTTAGACCTCCCTCCCGTTCCCCAAACGCCTCCAGTGAACGATGGGTTATTTCGTAAAATATTTTGGGGAATGGCACTGGCTTTACTGATTGGGATGCCGCTCTTGAGTACACAGTACGGAATCACGGCCGATGAATGGGGAAATAAAGCCTACGGAGAATTATGCCTTGATTATTTTACCAGTCTCGGCGAAAAAAAAGAAGCCCTTTCGTACGCGCCGCGCGGCGGAGAAGTCATGTATTGCTACGGACCCACGCTCGACCTTATTTCGGCCGCTATTTACCGCACAACGGGCGCCGACCCCTACACCATCCGGCATATTATGCTTTCGCTGATGGGGGTTCTCATTATCGTCTTCAGTGGGCTTACTGGACGCCTCGTAGGCGGCAACTGGCGCGTGGGTTTGATTGCCCTGTTGTTTGCGCTGTTCTCTCCGCGCATTTTTGGTGATTCCATGAACAACCCCAAAGACATTACGTTTGCGGCGGGTTATATCGTAACCATTTGCTTTCTCATCAAGTTCTTGCAGGAGTTACCCCGTCCTTCGTGGCGCTCTACGCTGCTCTTGATTGTAGGTATCGGCATCGGGTTGGGGAGTCGTGCGCCGGGCTTGGCATTGGTAGGCTATGTTCCTTTTTTTGTGTTGATGGAGGTGTTTATTCGGAACGGCCTGAGAAAAACCATTTTCAGCGATAAGCTCCTCATTCGCGATGTGGCCCTTAAAACCACCGTAGCTACGGTGGGCGGCTACGCATTGGGCATTGCATTTTGGCCCTTTGCATTGGCAAATCCCCTCAAAAATCCGTTGGTGGCGCTCCAAACCCTCACCAATTTTCCGATAAGTATCAAAACGCTTTTCGACGGCACCAAGATTTATTCTACGTCATTGCCGTGGTATTACGTGCCCAAGTACATGTTGGTTTCTACTCCACTGTATTTCTTGCTTGGGCTGCTGATATTTGTATTGATATTTCCGTTTGTTCGTAAGCATTTCAATCGCCGCTATCTGTTGATGGTGCTTTTTGTGGCCCTTTTTCCGCTTATCTACGGTATTTCCAAAAACTCCGCTTTTTACAACGGCTGGCGTCATACTACCTTTATTTACCCGCCGTTGGTGGTTCTGTCGGCCGTAGGAGTTGAGTACCTGCTGCGTCGTTTTTCGGGGATTGGACAAAAAGTATTTTTGGGGATTGTGGCCGTTTTGGTGGCGCTGCCATTGTGGTTCATGGTCAAAAATCACCCTTACCAATACACCTATTACAACGAATTGACGGGCGGGGTGAAAGGTGCTTTTGGCAAGTATGAAACCGATTACTTTGGCGCAAGTACGCGTGAAATCGCCGATTGGATGAAGAAAAACATTCCAAATATTGAGAAAGACAGCGTCATCATTGCGAGCGATTATTTCGTACCGCTCAAGGATTATTTCACGGATTATCCTAAACTCAAGATGGCCTATCGGCGCTATTATCAGCGCTCTGAGCACGATTGGGATTATGCCGTATTTTTAACGGGTCACCTGACACCCAGCCATTTCCGTAACCCTAACGTATTTCCACCAGCGGGTACCATCCACAAAATAGAGGTCAATGGTGCACCGATTGGGGTTATTGTAAAACGCATTTCCAAAGACGATTTCATCGGAATCAACTTTATCAAACAAGGAAAAATTGAGGAATCCATTCCGTATCTGGAAAGGGCAAAACAATTAGACCCCAACAATGAAGTTGTGAAACTATATTTGGCCAACGCCTACATCAACGTGGGCCGATTCAACGAAGCCTTGCAGGAATGCCAGAAAGCCTTGGAAATATTCCCTGACTATTTGGGTGCCATGACGACCATGGCGATTGCCTACATCAACGTAAACCAAATCGAAAACGCCATTTTCATGCTCGGAGAAGTGCTGTCCCAAGACCCCACCAACCGCGACGCCGCCCAATATTTGGCCCTCGCCTACGAACGAAAAGGAGATATGGCCAGCGCCAACCAGATACGGGCGCAGTTGCAGCAACGGAAGTAA
- a CDS encoding outer membrane beta-barrel protein: MKLLHRHFIFFICFVLTQSTFAQSLTIRLTDTSNSPVIGATLRLIERADSTKRLFNVTDTSGLAKFNIKYEKQYRLEATSIGFQTLQKNLSPTPNTAVFTFVMEADKRTLNEVVVTAPKPLMIQEDDKTVVDPEPIAATSTNAMEIMEKIPGLFVDQDGNIYLNSTTPATILINGREQKMSTADIASMLKNLPPNSIAKIEILRTPSAKFDASGSGGMVNVILKKGVKIGITGSVNVGMNQGRYGNQFVSGTLNNNVGNRTTYLTLNYNRRNTYDQVQTDRPFSADSLLSQRSFTTTPSQTYYSGFGFGFTPSKKWEINFDDRISYNSYESFADNHNQISRISEPILVTENTNTLRNNTQTFGFNQDISAKYKLDTIGSELTADVTYGFSKYEGTQVFSTAYLKPAKAAIGGDGTIGNRRHSFSARTDLKFQLPQKLVVEAGLKTAIQRFTNESEYFSVSGSSRRPDTFRTRTFEYDENISAAYVQASKTIDAFVIKVGTRLESTVMNGQQRVPSDTSFQLRRVDLFPYVFLSRRVAKIAGYEMRGYLVYRRSITRPVYEYLNPFPRYLDQYLYETGNPTLRPQFTQNIEANISVQDRPIFAIGRNYTSDIFTNVVYQDVKNPSLAYRTYDNLGKNQETYFRLMGAIPPGGKYFFVVGTQYNHNKYDGLYEGRPLTFQRGSWSIFTFHQLKIDPRSTLSLNGYLRMKGQLQFYELSNFGALNINVNRRFLDRKLTVTLSANDVFFTSNNQFTLKQGSVSASGIRQSDTRRFGCTVVYNFGIRKKEEKTNMMNFESLEKSVN, translated from the coding sequence ATGAAATTACTCCACCGCCACTTCATCTTTTTTATTTGTTTCGTACTAACCCAATCTACTTTTGCTCAATCCCTAACCATTCGATTAACTGATACCTCCAATAGCCCCGTCATTGGCGCTACGCTCCGGTTGATTGAGCGTGCCGATTCTACCAAGCGATTATTCAACGTCACCGACACGTCGGGATTAGCGAAATTTAACATTAAATACGAAAAACAATACCGGTTGGAGGCCACCTCCATCGGATTTCAAACTCTGCAAAAAAACCTCTCTCCTACCCCCAACACGGCGGTTTTTACGTTTGTGATGGAAGCTGACAAGCGCACCTTAAATGAGGTTGTGGTGACGGCCCCTAAACCTTTGATGATACAGGAAGACGACAAAACCGTGGTTGACCCCGAACCCATTGCCGCCACAAGCACCAACGCCATGGAAATCATGGAGAAGATACCGGGGCTTTTTGTGGATCAGGATGGCAATATTTACCTCAATAGCACCACGCCCGCCACGATTTTAATCAACGGGCGCGAACAAAAAATGAGTACGGCCGACATTGCGTCCATGCTCAAAAACTTGCCCCCCAACAGCATTGCAAAAATTGAGATTCTGCGCACGCCTTCGGCTAAGTTTGACGCCAGCGGTAGCGGTGGTATGGTCAATGTAATTCTAAAAAAAGGGGTAAAAATTGGCATCACGGGCAGTGTGAACGTAGGCATGAATCAAGGACGTTATGGCAATCAGTTTGTTAGTGGTACCCTCAACAACAACGTCGGGAACCGAACTACCTACCTGACCCTCAACTACAACCGCCGCAATACCTACGACCAAGTCCAAACGGACCGCCCTTTTTCGGCCGACTCACTACTGAGCCAGCGCTCTTTTACCACTACCCCAAGTCAGACGTATTACAGCGGTTTTGGTTTTGGATTTACGCCTTCAAAAAAGTGGGAAATTAATTTTGACGACCGAATTTCGTACAATAGTTATGAATCTTTTGCCGACAATCACAATCAAATCAGCCGCATAAGCGAGCCAATTCTTGTCACTGAAAACACCAATACACTCCGTAACAATACCCAGACGTTTGGATTCAATCAGGATATTTCGGCCAAATATAAATTGGACACCATCGGCTCAGAACTCACGGCCGATGTCACCTACGGTTTTTCAAAATATGAAGGGACACAGGTATTCAGTACAGCCTATTTAAAACCCGCCAAAGCAGCAATTGGCGGCGACGGAACCATTGGCAATCGACGTCATTCATTCTCCGCCCGTACCGATCTAAAATTTCAGTTACCCCAAAAACTGGTGGTTGAAGCGGGATTGAAAACCGCCATTCAGCGTTTCACCAACGAGTCCGAATATTTCAGCGTCAGCGGCAGTAGCCGTAGGCCCGATACGTTCCGCACCCGTACGTTTGAATACGACGAAAACATCAGTGCTGCTTACGTACAGGCGTCAAAAACCATCGATGCTTTCGTAATCAAAGTGGGAACGCGCCTCGAAAGCACCGTCATGAACGGTCAGCAGCGCGTTCCGAGCGACACCTCTTTTCAGCTTCGTCGTGTTGATTTGTTCCCTTATGTTTTTCTCAGCCGACGCGTTGCCAAAATCGCAGGCTACGAAATGCGCGGTTATTTGGTGTACCGTCGTTCCATCACGCGGCCCGTTTATGAATATCTAAATCCTTTTCCACGCTACCTCGACCAATACTTGTACGAAACGGGAAACCCGACGCTTCGGCCGCAGTTTACCCAAAACATCGAGGCCAACATCAGCGTGCAGGACCGTCCGATATTTGCCATTGGCCGCAACTATACGAGCGATATTTTCACGAATGTGGTGTATCAGGACGTTAAAAATCCTAGCCTCGCCTACCGTACGTACGACAACCTAGGCAAAAATCAAGAAACCTATTTTCGATTGATGGGCGCTATTCCGCCAGGCGGGAAGTACTTCTTTGTGGTAGGAACGCAATACAATCACAACAAATACGACGGGCTTTATGAAGGACGTCCGCTCACGTTTCAGCGCGGTTCGTGGTCCATTTTCACCTTTCACCAACTCAAAATCGACCCACGCTCCACGCTCAGCCTCAACGGCTACCTCCGGATGAAAGGCCAATTGCAGTTTTATGAGTTGAGCAATTTCGGGGCGTTGAACATAAACGTTAATCGTCGTTTTCTGGACCGTAAACTCACCGTGACGCTCTCAGCCAATGATGTTTTCTTCACTTCCAACAATCAATTTACGCTGAAACAAGGCAGTGTTTCGGCCTCCGGAATCCGCCAAAGCGACACGCGACGTTTTGGGTGTACGGTGGTCTATAACTTCGGCATTCGCAAAAAAGAAGAAAAAACCAACATGATGAATTTCGAGAGTTTGGAGAAAAGCGTGAATTGA
- the mqo gene encoding malate dehydrogenase (quinone), producing the protein MLSHENNASVDYDVVLIGAGIMSATLAVFLKELQPDLEIAIFERLDRVAAESSDAWNNAGTGHSALCELNYTPQRQDGSIDISKALKIIESFEVSKQFWSYLVGHGYFSSPKSFINSIPHMSFVWGEEDVDYLRKRHEALQTSHLFKGMEFSDQPEILASWMPIVMQHRTESEKIAATRIELGTDVNFGELTRSLFNHLKEGHAIEVFLNHEVKSLEQDEMRHWFVKVEDEINDINKTVRAKFVFIGAGGGALRLLEKSDIQEGEGYGGFPVSGQWLVCKNEALIAQHHAKVYGKAKVGAPPMSVPHLDTRIIDGKKELLFGPFAGFSTKFLKQGSFLDLAFSLTAHNILPMLSAGIHNLPLTKYLIEQVMLSFEDKIEALREFIPNATESDWELAVAGQRVQVIKKDEEEGGVLEFGTEVIASADGTLAALLGASPGASTSVSIMLELLHKCFKDQMASEAWTTKLNEMIPSYGKHLADDLELTHRVRQWTHEVLQLNHINTP; encoded by the coding sequence ATGCTTAGCCACGAAAACAATGCTTCCGTAGATTATGATGTAGTTTTGATTGGGGCGGGTATCATGAGCGCCACCTTGGCCGTGTTTTTGAAGGAACTGCAACCCGACTTGGAAATTGCCATTTTTGAACGCCTCGACCGGGTAGCGGCCGAAAGCTCCGACGCTTGGAACAATGCAGGAACGGGCCACTCGGCGCTGTGCGAGTTGAACTACACGCCGCAGCGCCAAGACGGCAGCATTGATATTTCTAAAGCCCTGAAAATCATTGAATCCTTTGAGGTTTCGAAGCAATTTTGGTCGTATTTGGTCGGGCACGGCTATTTCAGTAGTCCAAAATCCTTCATCAACAGTATTCCTCACATGAGTTTTGTATGGGGAGAAGAAGATGTTGACTATCTGCGAAAGAGACACGAAGCGCTGCAAACGAGTCATTTGTTTAAAGGCATGGAATTCAGCGACCAACCTGAAATTCTAGCATCTTGGATGCCCATCGTGATGCAACACCGCACCGAATCCGAAAAAATAGCGGCCACCCGCATTGAGTTGGGTACGGATGTAAATTTTGGTGAGCTTACCCGGAGTCTGTTTAATCACTTGAAAGAAGGCCACGCCATTGAAGTGTTTCTGAATCACGAAGTGAAGTCGCTTGAGCAGGACGAAATGAGACATTGGTTCGTAAAAGTAGAAGACGAAATCAATGATATAAATAAAACAGTACGGGCCAAATTTGTGTTTATTGGAGCAGGTGGCGGTGCGCTTCGGCTCCTAGAAAAGTCGGACATTCAGGAAGGGGAAGGATATGGCGGATTTCCCGTAAGTGGTCAATGGTTGGTGTGTAAAAATGAGGCATTAATCGCCCAACATCACGCCAAAGTCTACGGGAAAGCCAAAGTAGGAGCACCGCCTATGTCGGTTCCTCACTTAGATACGCGAATTATTGATGGCAAAAAAGAGCTTCTTTTTGGGCCTTTTGCGGGTTTTTCAACGAAATTCTTGAAACAGGGTTCGTTTCTTGACTTGGCCTTTTCGCTCACCGCCCACAACATCTTGCCCATGCTCAGCGCGGGCATTCATAACCTGCCGTTGACCAAGTATTTGATTGAGCAAGTGATGCTGAGTTTTGAAGATAAAATCGAGGCTTTGCGCGAATTTATACCGAATGCCACCGAAAGTGATTGGGAGTTGGCCGTGGCGGGGCAACGCGTGCAAGTCATTAAAAAAGACGAAGAAGAGGGCGGTGTCCTTGAATTTGGCACCGAAGTCATCGCCTCGGCCGACGGCACGCTGGCCGCGTTATTGGGCGCATCGCCGGGGGCTTCTACCTCCGTCAGCATTATGCTCGAACTCCTCCACAAGTGCTTCAAAGACCAAATGGCCTCCGAAGCATGGACCACAAAACTCAATGAAATGATTCCGTCGTATGGTAAACATTTGGCGGATGACCTCGAACTTACGCATCGCGTCCGCCAATGGACCCACGAAGTATTACAATTAAACCACATCAATACTCCCTGA
- a CDS encoding CatB-related O-acetyltransferase, whose translation MTGPDKDKIFPLAHYDRLCFLKNIVKNPNIIVGDYTYYDDFDNVENFEKNVKYHFDFIGDQLVIGKFCMIASNVTFIMNGANHLTNALTTYPFAIFGNGWEKAMDGKTYPQKGDIRIGNDVWIGYNATIMAGVTIGDGAIIATNSTVIKDVEPYSIVGGNPATEIKKRFSDDTIAKLLALKWWDWDIEKITKNIQNLTDNNIAQLIE comes from the coding sequence ATGACAGGACCAGATAAAGACAAAATATTTCCGCTTGCTCATTATGACAGGCTTTGCTTTTTGAAAAACATTGTCAAAAATCCCAACATTATTGTGGGCGACTATACTTACTATGATGATTTTGACAATGTTGAAAACTTTGAAAAGAACGTAAAATATCATTTTGACTTCATTGGCGACCAATTGGTTATTGGGAAATTTTGCATGATTGCTTCCAATGTAACATTCATCATGAACGGGGCAAATCACCTAACCAATGCCTTGACAACCTATCCTTTTGCGATTTTTGGGAATGGTTGGGAGAAAGCGATGGACGGAAAAACCTACCCACAAAAAGGCGACATCCGCATTGGCAATGATGTTTGGATTGGCTACAATGCGACCATCATGGCAGGGGTAACCATTGGAGATGGAGCCATTATTGCCACAAACTCGACCGTCATAAAAGATGTTGAACCTTATTCAATTGTTGGCGGAAACCCTGCCACCGAAATCAAAAAACGCTTTTCTGACGATACAATTGCCAAACTCTTAGCGCTGAAATGGTGGGATTGGGACATTGAGAAAATAACAAAAAACAT